The window GGTGTAACAAAGATACTTACTATTGAAGCATCAGGCATTGCCATAGCAGCTATTGTGGCTCAGTATTTTAAAGTGCCCATGGTCTTTGCAAAAAAGACAGAATCACGTAACTTAGATGCAGAAACCTACGAGAGCAGCGTGTACTCCTTTACAAAAGATAAAACCTACAAAATTAGGGTATCCAAAAAATATATCCAAGAAACGGACCGTATTCTGATTGTGGATGATTTTTTAGCCAATGGTAAAGCAGCTAATGGACTCATTGATATCGTTGAGCAATCTGGTGCTACTCACTGCGGTGTGGGTATTGTCATTGAAAAAGGGTTTCAAGATGGCGGAAAAATATTAAGAAACAAAGGTGTGAATGTCCAATCACTTGCTATTATCGACCGTTTTGAAAATCAGAAAGTTATCTTTGCTTAAAAGTCGTTGATTGACATAATATGGGGCTGACTCCTAATAGAATTATACTGGTATAAGTCATTGTTGATGATAATACATGACCATATTAGCTAAAATTGTTTGAAATAGAAGGCTAATACCCATTGAGCATAAAAGGTATTAGCCTTACCATAAGGCGCATCAAGAAAAGTGACATAACATAATCTGAATTTAATTTGAGGTTATGGAATAGTCACTTTTTATGTGTGAATATATATAAAATTTAAGATCAAAAATGTTGAAATATTATAGAATGTGTTATATATTTATTATATGTAAAAAAGGACTTAAACCTTTATAGGGTTAGGAAGAAAAGTTTATAAGGGTAGTTATATTGTATCATTGAAGGGTTAACAAATGGTTAACTTGTCTTATCTATGATATAATATAAAATATAGGATAAAAGGTGTGTATGTCTTAGACAACGTATAATATTCATACCAAGAGTAAAGAAGGGGTAGTTATGGAAAATACGGTTTTAATTATAGAAGATGAAGCGATTATGAGAGAATTGATAGCGGTTGCCTTTAGAGATTATGGTTACCATGTCCTTGAAGCTGCAGATGGACTTGAAGCATTAGAAATATTCGATGAAAACCATATCGATTTGGTGTTGCTGGATATTGTTATGCCCAAATTGGACGGATGGTCCGTATGCAGAAGAATAAGGTCTAAATCAGATGTCGCCATTATTATGCTGACATCACGAGATGATGATGAAGATCAATTATTAGGATTTGAGTTAGGAGTAGATGAATATGTCATTAAACCCATTAATATCCAAGTACTCCTAGCTCGAAGCAATCGGCTCTTAGAAAGACTGGCCACGACAGATGACAAACTCAAAAATATTATTCAAAAATCGGGAATTACCATTGATAAGGATGCATATTCTGTAAGAGTGGACAATATAAAAGTTGATTTTGCGCCAAAAGAATATGAATTGCTTCTATATCTTGTGGAAAATGAAGGGCGTGTGTTAACAAGAGAAAAAATATTAGATACCATATGGGGGTACGATTATTTTGGGGATTACCGGGTTGTGGATACCCATATCAAAAAGATTCGGAAGAAATTGAAAGATAAATCCACTTACATAAGAACCGTTGTTAGGGCAGGTTACAAATTTGACACAAATTAATAAAACCCCTTGTGGAAGCTAACTGAATATGAGATACTAGAAAAAAGTGGTATTCAGTGGTTCTTGAATACATACAGAAAATTTTCTGGATAGAGAGAAAGGATTATAGCACCCTATGAAGATTAAACTGGATTATGGGTATATGAAAAAGATAAAATATATAACCCTTGGCTTTGTCATTATCTATATCATATACCTTGTCATAACAGAAATTGGCGATGTTATGGATGGTCTCTCCTCTGCTTTTTCTATTACTGTTAAGACGTTATCGCCCTTTTTATGGGGATTAGTTATTGCATATCTGCTTAACCCATTAGTTCGCTATTTTGAACGCATCATAGGAAAAATACGTATAGGTAAAAAATGGAGTAGGAATCATCCTAAACAAAGAAGAGCCATTATCAGAGGATTAAGTCTTGTCATAACCCTTGCGTTTATTATCGCGGTTATTGTTTTATTGTTTAATAGTGTCTTTGTGATGATTAATGGTAGTTTTCAAAAATTTGAATTCACCTCATTTCTTGAAGAGATTACAACCCGATTTGCAAATTATACCAAGGAATTAGAAGGGTTAGAAGGAAAACTTGAGATGATGGGATTGACAGCTAATATATCCCAAGCTATTGAAGACCTTTTAGGTAATTTGGTCACACAGATTCAGACCATCCTCGGTAGTTTAACCAACCGTCTTACCACCATTGGCCGTTATATCATTGATATTTCCTTTGGTTTTGTCTTTGCTTTTAACTTTATTATGAACCGTGAATATTTTAATGGTCTAGTTGAGAATGCTTTAAGGCTCTTATTCAACAATAAAAAGAAGAATAGCTTAAAAGAAATAGCTGGAGAAATCAATGTGGTTTTCCTAAGTTTTATTCGGGGTAAAATCATTGACTTAACGCTACTAAGTTTAGTAACGGTACTATCCTTAGTGATTATTAATTTTAAATATGCATTTATTGTAGGTACTTTTGCAGGTTATACCAATATTATTCCTTATCTTGGTACATGGATTGGTATTGTTCCAGCTGTCATCATTGCTCTCGTTACAGGTACTTGGCAGCAGGCTGTATTTGTGGGTCTATACATTGTTGTTATCCAACAAATCTACTACATCATCGTCAGTCCTAGGATTCAAGGGAAAAGTGTTGGGATGCACCCCGTATTTATACTCCTTGCCATGTTTGTATTTACCAAATTCTTTGGTATTATGGGTATGATTTTATCCATCCCAATGGGTGGTATTGTGAAGATATTCTTAAATAGATGGGTTAAGAAACGACAGGAGCGCAAAAGCATTAAACTGATTCAGTTAGAAAAAACATAATTGCAATTGAGACAAAAAGAGGATACAATATAGGTTAGGGGTTCTTACACAAACAAAGCTTAGAAAAGAGAACAATACAATAATAGCAATGACGCTGGCTTAATATGGAGGGCTTGTGAATGTATAAGAATTATGTATTTAACCTATATGGCACATTAATTGATATTAAAACCAATGAAGAAAAAAGTGAGATTTGGGAGAAATTAGCGATTTACTTGGGGTATAATAGTGCGCACTATGATAATCAGGAATTAAAAGAGAGTTTCGACAAAATTGTTAAGAAACTCATTAAGAAAAACGATCATTATGAATGTCCAGATTATCAAATTGAGGATGTATTTTTTAAACTTTACAAGGACAAGGGTGTAAAGCCAAAGAAAAAGGCAAAATTTGCTGCTAAAACCTTTCGGTTATTATCCACGGATTCTATTAAGCTCTATGATGGTGTTCTTGATGTCATGGAACAATTAAAAGCCCAGGATAAGAAAATCTATCTTTTATCCAATGCACAGAAAGCCTTTGCTAATTCAGAAATGAAATATCTAGGCATTAAAAAATTGTTCGACGGTATTTGCATATCATCCGATGTAGGTATTCGTAAACCGGATACAAAATTCTACGAATACTTCTTTGAAAAGTATGATATTAGACCAGAAGAAACAATCTTTGTTGGAAACGATGCTATTGACTTAAAAGGTGCAAGCAATATGGGCATAGATTCCATGTATATTCACACCAATTTATCACAAGGTAATGCGGAAGATGTACCATCTAAATACAAAATATTGGATGGGGATATACGAAAACTTTGTGATATAATAAAGTAGACGCATTCAATCACATAGTAAGCAGTTATGCAGCATGTATAGCGATATAGTACCATTAAAAAAATTGGGTAGGTGATGGATCATGAAAAAACTTTATAAATCCAGAACGGACAGAAAAATTAATGGTGTGTGTGGAGGCATTGCGAGATACTTAGATGTTGACTCTACAATTGTTCGTGTTATATTTGGAATTGGTATCTTATTTGGATTTGCAGGTTTATGGGCATATCTCATTTGTTTGTTAATTATGCCAGAAGAACCCATAGCGTAACACATATCAAAAGACAAATAGGGCTGTATCCTGCATATTTTATTGTAAAATATGTAAGGTACAGCCCTTCATGCGTATTAGACACCTTTACAACCCGGTCTTATACCAAAATCCCTATCATAGTCCATGATAGCAAAAGAGAGTTCTTCAAAATGTTCTTTTTCTTCAGTAGTAATTTCTGTGTATACCTCAAAAACATCTCGATATTTACCATGTTTCACTACATCTTCATAGAGAATAATCGCTTCAAGTTCCCCTTTAATATCGCTGCGTATAGCACCTGGAATGTTTATTTTGGTGGCTGATTTTAAGGAATAGCAGTTTGTAAAATCAATATTGATATGTCCCTTTGTCTCTTCATAAAGTTTTAACTGCACAGGATCATATTTCCGAAGTAATTCAGAAAACATGGAGAAATGCCTTATTTCCTCATCACGAATATGCTTCCATAATTTAACCATTGGAGGACAGGATGTATTATTAATATGATAGTTGTATTGATTAATGGCTACAATCTCGGAAATGAGGGATTCACGAATAAAATTAGTAATCTTAGAGGGTATACCTTGAGGCTGACCTTCAGTTGTATAACTCATAGCGGACACCTACTTTTTTGTATGTTCAATTAAGTGTATTCACATACCTGTTAAAATATGAGCATAATGCCCATTAGAAAAGGTATTCCTGTATTGACTCCTGTAGCATGATAAAGTACAATGGATATGGAGTTGAATGCTTAATAAACCTAGCATAAAACAAGTCATAAGGGTTCATGTAAAGTGTGCAGCACAAAAGAGGAGGATATAAAATGAATAAAAAGAACAATGGTGTATGGGTAGATGGCATACAATCGGCGTTAGTAGCATTCTTAATCATGCTGGGTATATCACTGGTTTTATCCATTGCAATTAATTTTTCCATATATGAACGGTTTAATGAACTGATGTCAGGTACCTTAGGTGACTATAAAGGTGCTAACATCAGCAGTATTTTGAAAATAACCATTATGATATTTAACATGTCTTTGTTTAATGCAGTGGGTGAATTGCGACTAGGGATCATTGCACTGGCAGCTGTACCTGGTATTGCATTGTGGATCAGTAACAAACGGGTGAATGACAATGGTATATTAAATATCTATAAATTAAAAGTCTATGGTATAACAGCCATTGTACTTGCTATCCTGCAGTTTTTAATATCCTTTATTACAAAAGGTGAGTTGGTGGAAGGACTGAACATTAATTTTGCATCCTTACGTAATGGGATATCCACCATGATCATTATCTATCTTTTGCAATTGTTTGTGTTAATGAATACCAAATCCAAGGGAAAAACATTTGATGGTATTAAAGCTTTTCGTCATACCTATCGGACACTAGCCATTATAGGAGCTGTTATTGGCATATTGGCCATGGTCTTTGGTTTACAATCCTTACACGATGAGATTATTTTATTGCTGTTTGTCATTATTTTCGCATTACCTAATGTGGTGGTATATTCCTTCTATTATATGTCTGGATTAACCATGGCATTTAATGAAGAGCTACGAGGTGGGCTGAACTATCTAGGTATCGATCCTACATTCCAAAATATGGTCTATGTACGTTATGGTGCCGTACTTGTTTTCGTGATTGTTCTTGTAATTTTTACCCTTAGAATGAAAAAAGACGACTATTTCTACATCAATACATTTATCTATTCTGTTGTGACAGGGATATTCTTCGGTGTTCTTGGGTATTGTTCAAGTATTTATATGACAAACATACCTGCTGTTGGTAACATAGAATTTCGTGTCAGCCATTATTTCTTATCCGGTTTTATACCTTTTGCAGGTATATGGCTGATTGCAATCATCTATTATTTTGTAAAGAGAATGAAAACGATCATACAACAGTAACATCCTTTCATGAATAAATAGGCTATCCCATAAATGACTTTTATGGGATAGCCTTTTCTATATCCTATTCATAGAGTTTAGCCATATAATACTCATCCACCAATTCCCCATCTACCATAAGGGATTTTACTTTGGTGCCTTCCATTGTAAAACCCATTTTTTGATACAGATGGATACCCGGTTTATTATGGGTCATCACTGTTAATTCAATTCTTATGATATGGTGTTCTCTTGCCCAACTATCCATCTCTTGGAATAACCGTTTTCCCAAACCTTGACCTTGATAAGCACTCAGAATACCTACCACAAGGTAGGCACTGTGTTTTATGCGATTGGCAAAACCTATTTCCAATGCAAGGAAGCCTCCAATACAATGCTTCGTTGTATCTTCTATGATTAAGATAAGTGACCCTGATTTTAGACTATCCTCAATCTTTACTTTCATTTCCTGTACAGTGGTTTTTCGCTCACCTGGCTCATACATCATATTTTTCGTTTCAGAATCTAATTGTTGCAACATCTTTAGGTAACGTTCAGCATCATCTATGCGAATGGGTCTAATGGTCATGATGGAAACCTCCTATGATTATCTTTTTCTTAGCTATTATACTTGAATAAGTTGGCTTATTCAAGGATGAAGTAACCTTAAAACCCAAAGCCATCCACATACAGATGGTTTTGGGTTTTCTACATTGAGAGAATATTGTCTTTCATAAGAGAATATACTTTCATAACGGCATATATGATTCTACGAAAGAGGTGATCAAGTCTTCATGAACAGTGTCATAACAATCTACATAGAACGATGGGATTTTTTTAAGGATTTGTTTGTACAACATGTTGCACTGACCATGACCGCTGTGAGTATCATCACGGTAATCGGTATTACCACAGGCATTCTCATGACAAGAAATCGTTATATAGCAGGTGTGCTATTGGCTGTCACTAATTTTCTCTACACCATACCATCCATTGCACTTTTTGGTTTTCTAGTGGCCATTACAGGTATTGGAAACAAAAGTGCCATTACAGCTCTCACCATATATGGTGTGTTACCCATTATTCGCAACACCTATGTGGGCATCATGGAAGTGGATGAACAAACCATAGAATCCGCTATAGGTATGGGAAGCACAAGAAAACAACTGCTTTTCAAAATTCAATTGCCTCTTGCACTACCTGTTATCATTACTGGATTTCGTACCATGGTGATTATGACCATTGCACTTGGAGGGATTGCGTCCTTCATTGGTGCGGGGGGATTAGGTGTAGCTATATGGAGGGGTATTACCACCAATTTTCCGCAAATGACCATTGCAGGAAGCTTATTAGTTGCTCTATTAGCCATTGTAACGGACTTGGTATTAGGCTATATTGAAAAAATAATGCGTAAACGAATATTAGGATCAGAAGGAATGGGAGGTCATGTACATGTGTAAAAAGCTATTGATCATGGTATTAATATGCAGTCTTATAAGTTGTGTTACAGGATGTAAAAAAGATGAAAAGAAAGTGGTCATTGCCAGTAAACCCATGACAGAACAATTAATTATAGTGGAAATGCTGACAAAACTTATTGAAGAAAAGACAGATATACAAGTGGAACAGAAGATGAGTATTGGGGGAGGCACCTCCAATATTCACCCAGCCATGGAAAAAGGTGACATTGATCTTTACCCAGAATATACAGGGACGGGATGGTTATTTGTTTTAAAAGAACCATTAATCAAAGACCCTGAAGAACTCTACGAAGCAGTCAAAAAAGGGTATGCTGAGACCTATAACATCACCTGGCTTGACTTATACGGTTTTAACAATACCTTTGGATTAGCCATTAAGGAAGCATTAGCAGATGGTCATGATATAGAAACCTATACGGATTTAGCTAAAGTAAGTGATAAGTTATCATTTGCAGCAGAGTATGACTTTTTTGAACGTGAAGATGGTTACCCTGGACTTGTAAGTGCCTATGGCTTTCAGTTTAAAACCATATCAGAAATTGATATCGGCTTGAAATATCAGGCTATAGGAGAAGATGAAGTGGATGTCATTAATGTCTTTTCGACAGATGGGCGGTTAAAAGAAGTAGGTCTGGTTGTTCTTGAAGACGATCAATACTTTTTCCCCAATTATGCGGCCACAACCATTGTCCGTCAGGAGATTCTAGAAAAATACCCAGAATTAGAAGAGGTTCTTAATACATTAGGCGGTCAGATTAATAATGAAGAAATGATTCAGATGAATTACCTTGTGGAGATTGAAAAACAAGAACCGAAACAAGTGGCAGTGGACTTTCTAGAAAAGAAAGGACTCTTACCATGATTGATATTGAATTCAAGGAAGTATGTAAACATTACAACAAAGGCCATCAAGTCATCAACAACCTGAGCTTACAGATTGAACAGGGGGAGTTCGTGACACTTTTAGGACCATCCGGTTGTGGTAAAACCACCTTGTTAAAAATGGTAAATAAACTGATTAAACCTGATGACGGCCATATATGGGTTAAGGGAACATCCATTCATGATTGGCATACCACTGCCCTTAGACGTGGTATTGGCTATGTCATTCAACAGATTGGTCTCTTTCCCCACATGCGGATTAAAGATAACATAAGCTATGTACCCATGATCAATAACATGACCAAATCATTTCGAGAAAAACGAGCAAGAGAACTGGTTCATCTGGTGGGATTAGAAGAAGATATGCTGGAACGTTATCCAAGAGAACTCAGTGGCGGGCAGAAACAGAGGATAGGGGTGGCTAGAGCATTGGCTGCTGACCCAGATATCATCCTTATGGATGAACCTTTTGGAGCCGTTGATGAAATAGCAAGAACCAAATTACAAGAACAGTTAAAACACATTCATCAACAACTGGGAAAAACAATCTTATTTGTTACCCATGATATTAGTGAAGCCCTTAAACTGGGTACAAGAATTGTACTTATGCATAAAGGTCAGATTGAGCAAAGTGGTATCAAGGAGGAACTTATATTTCAGCCTAAAACACCTTTTGTAAAGGATTTCTTAGGGTTGAAGGGCTTTAAAGCAGCTCTTAATGAAGGCATCATGGAACAAATCTATGGGGATATTTTAACAGGTGATACCAGTATGCAGGCGTTCTATGATCAGATTAATACAAGGATATCTTAGAAATCAGCATAGAGATGGCTTGACATGTTTTAGAAATAATCGTAACAGGATTGTAAATTGAATAATGACCATGGTAGGTGTATACTGTTATGGAAGTATGCACCTTGCATAAGCCTTGAGCTTTAAGATTCTTAGGTATAAGCCCATGACCACGTAATCGTAGTGCTAGGGAATACCAAGTTTTTAGGCCTTATAGGGATAAAAAACAACCTAATGGGTTATATATCTAATAAGCCTTAATGCGAATGAATCATTAAAATGAGGTGTACGAATGAATAAGAAAATGATCTATCTAGCCCTATGGATAGGCTGTATCGTAACCGTATGTCTATTGCTCTATTACCCTAAGTTTGTAGGGGTAGGGGATAACAGTGATTTTGATAGAGTCATGAAGCCTATTGGGTTGAAAGTAGATGTGGATAAAAAATATGATTATGCCCAGAGTACTTTTGCGTATAATCGGGAATGGTATAATCTAGGTGAACATCTATCCTTTATTAGCAGTCCAGATATTAAAGTGGATCATCCCTATCATTCCACACAATTTATAGTGTTAAAAATAGCTGGATTTATCAACGGGTTTTATCAATATATGACCCAAGGTGTGATTAATACCTTTGAGATATGGACCCTAGCCATATTGTATATGGGCATATTTGGCTTGGCTGTCTCGGTTTTTATCAGGAGTATACCCCTAAAAAACACCTGGGCTAAAACTTTATTGTCCATACTCTTTATTGGGATATTTTTTGACAAGGGCTATATCTTATACTTTAATAGCTTTTACGGTGAACCCCTTATTCTAGTGTCCTTCTTACTCTATGTTGCTAGTACCTTAGTCATACTAAAAGAAGAAAGGGTTCATGGTCTATGGTACGTCCTGAGCTTTCTTGCAGGAGGCCTGTTTATCGGTGCAAAAGTTGCCAATATACCCCTTGGGGTACTGATGATATGTTTTGCACTATTGCTTTATTGGAAGAAAAAGGACAAGTCCATTAGACGCATCATCATCTTAGGGAGTGTGTGCTTGTTTCTCACATCCCTTTACTTTTACACAACAGTACCTGAGTGGATGAATCATTATAATCGTTACCATGCTGTTTTTTATGGTATCTTAAAGGATTCGCCACATCCTATAGAAGACTTAAGAGATTTAGGTATAGACGAGCAATATGTGACCCTAAAAGACACCCATGCTTACATGGACCATGGGGAATATGATATCCATAGTGATGCTTTTTCTGAAGCAGTCTATGATCGAGCAACACCTTTAAGAGTCAGCATTTACTATCTTACTCACCCTAAGAGGTTATGGCATAAGATGCAAGTGCTTGCACGATCAAGTACCATCATACGGCCGCCTTATGTGGGGAATTATTTAGAAGAGGATCATGGAGAACGTTTGGTATTCGATAGGCGATTCAGCAGTTGGGAAACACTGCGAAAGAAAACCCACCCTTATGCACTGTTGATGGTGATGGTGATCGGTTTACTCTATAGCATAACCAGTGTTCTAACCTACAGAAAATACCCTTCTGAATCCAATGGGTTATTGGTGTTAGCATTTCGCATCATGTTATTGTTGTTTGCCATGAGCCAGTTTATACTCCCAGTGATTGGTAATGGTGAGGCAGATCTTGTGAAGCATATGTTCTTATTTAATATGATAGTGGACATGTTGATTATCTTGACGGTTATGGATAGCATAAGATGGTTGGAAAAAAGATATTATAAACCCTTAATTGTATTAATAGGAGGCTTATTTAGTCTTGTGATTATCATTCATATGTTTACGAATGAAAAGTCACCTGCCATCATAACCATGGGCCGCTTTAACAACAAACCTATTCACTGGGAGGTTCTAGAGCAGACAGGTAATGACTATCTCATAGCAGCAAAGGACATTGTGACCTTTAGAACCTTTGATGAACAGCTTAATAGATGGCACACATCCACACTGCGTCAATGGTTAAACAGTGATGAAAAAAATGGATTTCTATATGGATTTACTGAAGATGAAAAAAGACGTATACAAGCCATTAATCGAAAAACGATTCTAGCTCTACCTTTTAAAGAACAGGCGGATGAGGGTTCAAAACCTTTTTACTGGTACCCTGTCCCAGGTGATGTGAGACAGAATTATTTTGAGGCCTACGGCAACATTAACCTAGAGAAAGTTTTTATATTGGGGGTATGGGAATATGAAGCCTATGATTTATCCCATCAAAAAGGACATCCCTATTGGTTACGAACACCTTATGCCAACAATGATATGGCAAGAATTGTTGATACAGATGGTTTTGTGTACCATAAAGGGGTCCATGAACCGTCCATTGGCGTTGTGCCATGTATGGTTATAACCATAACGAAATAAGCATAAGTAATACCATCCATGAGCGGTTCAATGAAGCATGAAAAAATGGAAAGGTCAGATTCTAATGATTTTTTAATGAAAAAATCTCTATTTGATTTATAATAGAAATGAGTGGGATGTTATAAACATGTTATTGGGTAACGACGAAGGATAAAATCGTTAGACATTCAGCATGACAATAAGGAGGAGAGATACATGAATCTTGCTATAGTCATTCCTGTCTACAACGAGTCAGATGCTATTTATAATAATTTTACGATGATATACAATAGTCTTGATAAGGCAGGTATACCATGCCATTATATGTTAGTGGATGATGGTTCCACAGACCAAACCTGGCTAGAAATAAGTCGGTTAAAAGAACAATATCCTCATGTATCGGCTATTCGGTTTGCTAGGAATTTTGGTAAAGAAATGGCCATATGTGCAGGACTGGATCATATTGAAGGAGACCGTTATCTTATTATGGATTCCGACCTTCAGCATCCACCAACCTGTGTAAGAGATATGATGCGCTTAATGGACAAAACAGGTGCAAATATTGTGGATGGGATTAAGCAAAAAAGAGGAAAAGAATCAAGGCTCTATCGGTCCATAGCCAAGCGATTTTATGGTTTATTAAAGACCGCTACAGGACTAAATATGGATAATTCATCGGATTTTAAACTTATTGATGAGCGTGTGGTGGATGCTATCCGACAATTTCGAGAGAGTAATCTGTTTTTTAGAGGTGTTGTGGATTGGGTAGGTTTTCAGCGGACGGCTTACTATTTTGATGTAGAAGACAGACAGGAAGGTGAGACAAGCTTTTCCACGTTTAATTTAATGAAATTAGCCTGTAATGCCATTTTGTCCCATACCAGTAAACCCCTCTATTTAACCATTGTAGGCGGTGGTATATTTCTAATATTTGCATTGATATTAGGGGTACAAACATTGGTGAATTATTTTATGGGCAATGCCATTAGCGGCTTTTCCACAGTCATTGTATTATTATTGATGATTGGTTCCATGATTATGTTATCCTTGGGCATTATCGGTATCTATATATCACGTATCTATGACGAAGTGAAGCAACGGCCAAGATACATTATATCCGAATCAGCTAATGAAAAAGAAATGAAGGCAGGAAGATTATATGAACCGATATATACAACGATTAAAGAAAATAATGGTTAATCCAACCTATCAGAAAATGATACGTTATGTGATCATTGGGGGCTTAACGAC is drawn from Vallitalea pronyensis and contains these coding sequences:
- a CDS encoding glycosyltransferase family 2 protein; this translates as MNLAIVIPVYNESDAIYNNFTMIYNSLDKAGIPCHYMLVDDGSTDQTWLEISRLKEQYPHVSAIRFARNFGKEMAICAGLDHIEGDRYLIMDSDLQHPPTCVRDMMRLMDKTGANIVDGIKQKRGKESRLYRSIAKRFYGLLKTATGLNMDNSSDFKLIDERVVDAIRQFRESNLFFRGVVDWVGFQRTAYYFDVEDRQEGETSFSTFNLMKLACNAILSHTSKPLYLTIVGGGIFLIFALILGVQTLVNYFMGNAISGFSTVIVLLLMIGSMIMLSLGIIGIYISRIYDEVKQRPRYIISESANEKEMKAGRLYEPIYTTIKENNG
- the wsfD gene encoding glycan biosynthesis hexose transferase WsfD → MNKKMIYLALWIGCIVTVCLLLYYPKFVGVGDNSDFDRVMKPIGLKVDVDKKYDYAQSTFAYNREWYNLGEHLSFISSPDIKVDHPYHSTQFIVLKIAGFINGFYQYMTQGVINTFEIWTLAILYMGIFGLAVSVFIRSIPLKNTWAKTLLSILFIGIFFDKGYILYFNSFYGEPLILVSFLLYVASTLVILKEERVHGLWYVLSFLAGGLFIGAKVANIPLGVLMICFALLLYWKKKDKSIRRIIILGSVCLFLTSLYFYTTVPEWMNHYNRYHAVFYGILKDSPHPIEDLRDLGIDEQYVTLKDTHAYMDHGEYDIHSDAFSEAVYDRATPLRVSIYYLTHPKRLWHKMQVLARSSTIIRPPYVGNYLEEDHGERLVFDRRFSSWETLRKKTHPYALLMVMVIGLLYSITSVLTYRKYPSESNGLLVLAFRIMLLLFAMSQFILPVIGNGEADLVKHMFLFNMIVDMLIILTVMDSIRWLEKRYYKPLIVLIGGLFSLVIIIHMFTNEKSPAIITMGRFNNKPIHWEVLEQTGNDYLIAAKDIVTFRTFDEQLNRWHTSTLRQWLNSDEKNGFLYGFTEDEKRRIQAINRKTILALPFKEQADEGSKPFYWYPVPGDVRQNYFEAYGNINLEKVFILGVWEYEAYDLSHQKGHPYWLRTPYANNDMARIVDTDGFVYHKGVHEPSIGVVPCMVITITK